AGGGTTCGCCAATCCATGGAGACCATCGCCGTCCTTTCACCGGGGGCGGCTGGCTGCGCACCGGGGGCGGTTGCCGGCGGGGCCTCCGCCGACTGCAGCACGCTTCGGTAGGTGGATCCCCCCGAGGGCTGTTGACAGCCGCCGAACACGAGTGCTAATAAACAATTCAGGATATATCCACCAGGCCACCGCGTCCTCACACCAACCGTCGTTTACTGGCTGCCGAGTCTCAACCCTTTTCCCTGCCGGCCTGGCCGGCGCTGCACAACGCACAACCCATCGCCAGGGGGAATCCTCCGGCCGGTGCCAGCGGCGCGATGGGGCCCGGCTGGCCGCCCGCACCGTGCCGGTGGTTGAGACCATCTTTGCCCATGAAGGGGCGGCTCCTGCCCCGTTCGTCCCGCCGGCTCCGGCAAGGATCCGGTGGATGGCCGAAGGGGCCACGCCGCCCCGCCGGGGAAGGAACGTTCCTTGCCGCCCGGTGGCCTGGTGGCGGCCGTGGGGACGCCGTGGCCTGTCGATCCCCAGCGGAAACCACGTCCACATGAACCGATCCGATCACACGGGGCGCCGGCCGGCCCGCGGGCCCGGCCTGGGCGAGCCTTGCCCGCGGGCGGCGCCAGGGCTCTGGAGGGGAGGGCAGCTGCGATGCGCAAGATCCGCGTGGCCATCGCGGGGGTAGGCAACTGCGCCAGCTCGCTGGTGCAGGGAATCTACTACTATCGCGACACCCAGCGGATCAAGGACGGCACCGGGCTGATGCACCCGGAACTGGGCGGCTACTATCCGGCGGACATTGAAATCGTCGCTGCCTTCGACGTCGACCGGAGGAAGGTGGGCAAGCCGCTCCGGGAGGCGCTCTTCGCCAAGCCCAACTGCACGCCGGTGTTCTGCCCGGACCTGCCGGACATCCCCGTGACCGTTCAGATGGGGCCCGTGCTGGACGGTGTCAGCGAGCACATGGCGGACTATCCCGAAGACCGGACCTTCGTCCTGGCCGATGAGCCGCCGGTGGACGTGGCCAGGGTGCTGCGCGAGACCCGGGCGGACATCCTGGTCAACTACCTGCCGGTGGGGTCGGAACAGGCCACCCGCTACTATGCGGAAGCCGCCCTGGAGGCGGGTTGTGCCTTCATCAACGCCATCCCCGTGTTCATCGCCTCGTCGCCCCGCTGGGCGGAGCGGTTCCGCCGCAAGGGCCTGCCCGTGGTCGGCGACGACATCAAGAGCCAGGTCGGCGCCACCATCGTGCACCGGGTGCTGACCCGCTTGTTCGAAGACCGGGGCGTCCGCCTGCGCCGTACCTACCAGCTCAACTTCGGCGGCAACACCGACTTCCTCAACATGCTGAACCACAGCCGCCTGAAGAGCAAGAAGCAGTCCAAGACCCAGGCGGTCCAGTCCCAGCTGGGCGAGCCGCTGCCGGGGGAGGACATCCACATCGGTCCCAGCGACTACGTGCCCTGGCTCCATGACAACAAGATCTGCATGATCCGCATGGAGGGCACGGGCTTCGGCGACCAGCCCATCGAGCTGGAACTGCGCCTGTCGGTGCAGGACTCGCCCAACAGCGCCGGGGTGATGATCGACGCCATCCGGTGCACCAAGCTGGCGCTGGACCGGGGCCTGGCGGGGCCCATCGAGCCCGTCTCCGCCTACTTCATGAAGTCGCCGCCGGTGCAGTACACCGACGACGAGGCGCGGCGCCTGGTGGAGGCCTTCATCCGAGGCGAGTCCCTGGCGGCTCGCACCCAGGCAGGGGACTGAACCCATGGACGCGGTGGTGCTGGCGGCCGGCGCCGGAACCCGTTTCCGGCGCACGGCCGCTTCCTGTCCCAAGCCCCTCTACCCGCTCTTCGGCGTGAGCCTGGTGGAGCGGGCCCTGCGGGTCGCCCGCCAGGCCGGTTGCCGCCGGGTCCTGGTGGTCACCGGCTACCAGGCGGAGGCGGTGGAACGGGCGGTCCTGAAGGCTGGGCGGCCCTGGGTCGAAGTGGTCCGGGCCGAGGGGTGGGAGCGGGGCAACGGTGCCTCGCTGCTTGCCGTCCGGGGCCGGGTGGACGGCCCCTTCCTCCTGCTGATGGCGGACCACCTGGTCGACCCCGGCCTGGTGCGCCAGGCCCTGGCCGAGGCCCAGGCGCGGCGGGACGAGCTGCTGGCCGGCGGGGTCCTGCTGCTGGTGGACCCGCGCCTGGACCGGGTGTTTGACCTCCCGGAAGCGACCAAGGTACGAACAGGCGACGGGGGCCGCCGGATCGAAGCCATCGGCAAGGACCTCGGCACCTTTGACGCCGTGGACACGGGGATCTTCGTGGCCTCACCTGCCCTGCTGGACGAACTGGCCCGGCTGGCCGCCGGCAGCGAGGCCGCAGCGCCGGTGGTCCCCGGCGCCGGCCCGCCCGCCGGTTCCCAGGACCGCCCCGGGGATCCGTTACCACCCGCCGGGACCGAAACCGTCACTTTGACGGCGGCTGCGGGCCGGCTGGCCCGGCGGGGCCGGCTGGGAGCGGTGCCGGTGACCCGGGGCTGGTGGATCGACGTGGACGATGGGGCCGCCCTGGCCCAAGCCCGCCGGCTGCTGCTGGATCACGCCGCGGCCTCAGGGGGCGACGGGCCGGTGGCCCGCTGGCTCAATCGCCGGCTTTCCCGGCCCCTCTCCGCCTGGCTGGCCTCCGCAGGGGTAGGGCCCAACGGAGCCACCTTGCTGGCCTTTGCCACCACCCTGGCCGGGGCGCTGGCCTTTGCCGCCGGGCAGCCCTGGCTGGGGGGCCTGCTGTGCCAGGCGGGATCCGTCCTGGACGGCTGCGACGGGGAGGTGGCCCGCCTGCGGCTGGAAGCCCAGCCCCGGGGCGCATTCCTTGATACAGTGCTGGACCGTTATGCGGACGCGGCGGTGGTGGCAGGCCTGGCAACGGGAGCCCTGGCAGCGGGAGCGGGCTGGGGGGTGACCCTCGCCCTGGCCCTGGCCGCCATGGCCGGCATGCCGCTGTCAGCCCTGATGAAGGACCGCCTGCAGCTGCTGCGGCCGGCCACCGGCCAGGGGGCCGGTGCCGCGGAGGCTGCCGGCGGCCCTAGGACCGGGCAGCCGGGGGACGGCTCGCCTCGGACCCGCCGGTTCGACCCCATGCGTGATGACCCGCCGTGGCTGCGCTGGATACCGGGCAACCGGGACGGCCGGTACTTCCTGATCTGCCTGGCGGGCCTGGCCGCCGCACCGCTGGCCGGCCTGGCGGTAGTCGCCCTGGTCTCCCACGTCCTGGCCGTGGGCAGGCTGTTGCACGGCTGGCGGGCGCTGGCGCTCCGGCAGGAATGATCCTCCAGCTGGACAGGGCTGGTATAATTGTGGCGGCACGGGGCCATACGGGGCACCGGTCCCCACACGGGGCACCAGCCCCCATGCGGGGATGAGGGCTCCATGCCGGGGAGCGGGCCCCATGCGGGGGTGAGGGTCATGTGCGGCCGTTTCACCTTGACCACGCCGGCGGTGGAACTGGAACGCCGATTTCTCGTTGACCTGCAGGGCCGGCATGTACCCCGCTACAACGTGGCCCCCGGGCAGGAGGTCCTGGCGGTGGTGGCCCCGGCAAGGGAGCGGCGGCCTGCGCGGCTGGTGTGGGGGCTGATCCCGCCCTGGGCCCAGGAACCCCGGCCGGGTCCCATCAACGCCCGGGCAGAGACCGCAGCGGTGCGGCCCATGTTCCGGCAGGCCCTGCGGCGGCGCCGGTGCCTGATCCCGGCCGATGGGTTCTATGAGTGGTTGCGGCGGGAGAAGGCCCGGCTGCCGGTGTTCCTTCGCCTGCGGGAGGGAGAGCCCTTCGCCCTGGCCGGCCTCTACGAGCGCTGGGACGGGCCCGGCGGGCCGCGCTGGACCTGCTGTATCCTGACCACCCGGCCCAATGAACTGGTGGGTCAGGTGCACGACCGGATGCCGGTCATCCTGCGCCGCCAGTGGGAAGCGGCCTGGCTCGACCCTCAGGTGCCGCCCGAGGAGCTGGCACCGGTCTGGGAGCCTTTCCCGGCGGAGGCGATGGAGGCCTACCCGGTCTCGCCCCGCGTCAACTCACCCCGCTACGATGATCCCGGGTGCCTGGCGCCCGCAGGGCCGCCGCTGTCCCGGCCAGGGGCCGGGGGCTGACCGGCCTCAGTGGATAGGAAGCGACCCGGGACCGGGGACTGCCGGGGAGCTGACGGCCCCGCCGATGCGGGCGAACCGGCCACTCGCTTCCCGCCCGCGGCGGCGGGAGGAGGGAAGCCGGTGGCGGCGACCCCCGGAAAGGGCGGGGTGGACGGGACCCGGGGCTGGCCCCAGGCCCGCTGTAGGGCATCGGCCACCACCTGGCGAAGCCACTCCCGGGCCTCCGGTTCGTCCAGATAGGAGGCGGGGGAGGGCCTGCCGGCAGGACCGGGTCCTGGGGTCTGGATCACGCCGGAAGGCGTCGTCCCGGCAGCTGGTCCGGGGGTGCCCGCGCCTCCGGGCCTCCCGGTGACGGCGCCGGGGTAGCCGGCGGCGAAAGGTGCCGGGCCCGGTCCCGAAGCGGCACCGGAAGCGGCGCCGAGGGCCTGGACCACCATGCTGCCGGCGAGCCGGGCCAGGCCCAGGGCGGCATCCAGAAGGTCCACCAGGTGCTCGCGGGCGGCATCGTCCAGGGGAAGCCCCTGATATCGCAGGGGCCGGGTGGGATCCCGCAACAGGTTGCGGAGGTCCAGGGGGCCGGGCAGCGGGTCACGCCCGGTCACCAGCCAGTCCAGGCTGCGGTCCAGGGCCGCCGCCAGGGTGACGGCCACGGCCAGGGACGGGTGCTTGACGCCCCGTTCGATGTCGCTCAGGTGGGACGGGGAGATGTGGGCCCGCCGGGCCAGGTCCTTGACGGACAGGCCGGCGGCCTGGCGGGCGAGGCGGATGCGCTGGCCAACGGCAACGGGATCGGATTGCATGACGTCATGAACATTAGCACCGCTTGCAGAGGCGATAAAGCGGCTGCGGTTCGCCGGAGGCGAACTTGACGGAACCAGTTGCAGCCCCCGGTGCCGGCGGGTGCGGCGAAGGATGTGCAGGGGCCTGCCTTAACAGGTTGCGGTAACAATGGAGGCTTAAGGATGTTAGGGTACTGCTGGGCACCGCCCGGGACTGACAACAAATCCCCTGCCGGCGTGGCATTCTGCGGTGCACCTGCCCCACCAGCGACCTTGTTGCCATCCTCTGTTCGCTAAAAGCGTGTTTCCGTCTCGAGTTCCCCATGGTAGATTTCACTATCGGCGAAAAGAAATCGCCAGCGGCGCTAACCAGTATTCGCCCCGGGAGGGCAAAGGCGGGAGAGTCAGGGTGGTCGGTGAGGGTATTTCTGCGGCGCTGCGCGACCTGGCGGAGTTCGGGTGGGTGGATGTGCCCGGCCGTCACCTGGCTGAGGTGATTGCCGCCGAAGCCCGGCGGCTGGGCGTGGAGGCCCGCATCATCCCCTTGACCAACCAGTGGTTCCGGGTGGAGACCTATTCCAAGCCCAATCCGGGCCGGGCCTGGGTGGCGGTGCGGGCGGTCGTTACCCGGCCGCGGGGAGGCCGGCCCCGCCCGGGCGGCGCGGGAGGGCAAGGGGGTGCTCCGGGGCAGTCGCCCCAGCCGGGCGGCGACGACCAGGTCACCGAGCATCTGGTCATCGTGGACACGGGGTCAGTGGTCCACATCTTTGCGTTCCCGCCCGATTCCCTGGATGAAGCACGGGTCTTTGCCCGACAGGTCGAACAAGAGGGGATTGCAGACCCCCGTCGCCTGGAGGCGCTGGCGGGCCGTATGGGCGGCCGCCGCCGCTAGCATCGACCCGGCTGGGCCCTGCCGGGCACTGGGCGTATCCCCCGCCTCCCGAGGTGCCCCGGTCCGGGTCCCTTCACCGGGCCCGGGCGGGCCTCCAGTGGGCTGGCGCCGATGGTGGGGCGCGGCAGGAACCCCCGGCCGGCCCGCGAAACGTCTCCAGGTGCCCGCCGAGCTGCCCCGCCCGCTGTCGCCGCGGGGGCGGGTGGCCCGCCGTGGCGGCCTGTCGCCCCGATCCCGCCCGTTCCACCGCCCGCGCCGGAAGGGGGAGGGCCGATTGGAGAGCACCCCGGCGGCCCGGCGGCGCACCGGGAGGCGAAGCACGGCATGGGACAGCGGACGCCCCTGGCGGTCGACATTGAAACCGTGGGCTTCGACTGGGACGAGTTGCACCCCGAGGTGCAGGACTACCTGTTGCGCCGGGCTCGGGACGACGACGAGCGGTCGCGGGTCAAGGACCAGCTGGGCCTGCATCCCGGCACAGGCCGGGTGGTGGCCATCGCCCTCTGGCGGCCCTATGAAGACCGGGGCGGTGTGCTGGTGGAAGACCCGGGCGCCACGGCCCCCCGCTGGGCACCCTTCCCCGAGGCCGGTGCCGGCGCCCTGATCTACCGGGGCACGGAGAGGGACATCCTGACGGAGTTCTGGCGCTACGTCAGCCAGCACGCGGGGACCCTGATCACCTTCAACGGCCGGTCCTTTGACGGGCCCTTCCTCATGATCCGCTCGGCTATCCTGGGAGTGGTTCCCACCCGCAACCTGGTGCCCTACCGGTACAGCTTTCAGGACCACTGCGACCTGGCGGAGGTCCTGTCCTTTTACGGTGCGCGCCAGCGCAATTCGTTCCTCTTCTGGTGCCACCAGTTCGGCATCCCCTCGCCCAAGCAGGCGATGGACGGGGCGGATGTGGGCGAAGCCTACAGGCAGGGGCGCATCGACGACATCGCCCGTTATTGCCTGGCCGATGCCCGGGCGACGGCCGAGCTGTACCGGCGGCTGGAACCCATGATCGCGGTGATGGACGGGCGGAGCCAGGGCGGCGAGGCCGGGGCAGCCCCTGGCAACGGCTCGTCCCCGGCCGGTCCGGGCACACCGGGCGGCGAAGCGCCGCCGGGCCCGGCCCGGTGATGGTCGGCCCGCAGAGGGGCACCCGGGCCACGGCAGGGCGGTGCCGCGTCCGGCCCCGTCTCCCACGGGGCATGGTGGCTAGAACGGGACGAGTCGCGGGTGCGCCCTGTCGAGGGCGGATCCCCAGGGGCGGGCGCCTGCCGGTGCCCCGGCGGCTACGACCGGGTACACTGACGGCGAGTGAGACATGGAGCGGGATAGTAAGGCATGGGGCGTGATCATGGAACGGAACGGACTTGAGCCAGGCCAGCCGGAGACCAGCGTGCCGCCGGGGCAGGGGCCTGCACCCGGCCGGCGGGGACCCCTGGCCATGGGGGATCTGGTGGTTTTCATCGACAACAAGCAGCGCCGTCGGCTGCAGCGGCTGCGCCAGGGCCGGGTCTTCCAGGCCCCGGCGGGTGGCATCGTGCGCCATGAGGCCGTGGCCGGCCTGCCGGAGGGCAGCACGGTGGTGACCAGCACCGGCGGCCGCCTGCGGGTGCTGCGCCCGACCCTGGAGGAGTACATCCTCGCCATGCCGCGACGGACCCAGGTGATCTATCCCAAGGACCTGGGGCAGATCATCATCCGGTCGAACCTGCGCCCGGGGGACCGGGTGCTGGAGGCGGGGGTGGGTTCCGGCGCCACCACCTTGGCCCTCCTTCAGGCCGTGGGCCCGGGAGGCCAGGTGATCTCCTACGAGCGGCGGGCCGAGTTCGCCCGGCTGGCCCGGGAGAACGTGGAGCGCTTCCTGGGCTACGCGCCGTCGTGGTGGCGGGTCGAGTTGCGGGATGTCTACCAGGGGATCGGCGAGCGCGATCTGGACGCCATCGTGCTGGATGTGCCCGAACCCTTCCACTGTGTGGGCGCGGCGGCGGAGGCCCTGCGCCCGGGCGGCGTCCTCCTCTGCTGGCTGCCCACCACCAACCAGGTCCAGCAGCTGGTCACCGCCCTTCAGGCCCACCCTGCCTGGGACCTGGTGGAGACCACCGAGCTCCTGCTGCGGCCCTGGCACGTGACGGCGTCCAGCGTGCGTCCCGAACACCGCATGGTGGCCCACACCGGCTTCCTCATCAGCGCCCGGCGGGTGGTGCCTGGCGCCGCCGCGGGGGCCGCCGGCGTTGGCCCAGGCGAACCTGCAGTGGAAGCCTCGGACGCACCCCCGGCAGGGGCCGGGGAAGGGGGCGAGCCCGAGGCGGCCGGGGAGCACCGCGGACAGCATCCCGGACCGGCCGATCATCTGATGTGACGCGCCTCCCCGTCTCCCCGCCTGCCCGCCCGGGCCGGCCCTTCCGGGATCCAGGCGGCGAAGCTTGTCGGCCGGTCCTGGCCGGCTTGCCGTCACCGTCCATCAAAATCTGGCGCCTCCAGCCTGCGGCCGCCGGTACCGGCGGCCTATTCTCTTGCTCTCCCAGCTCCGCGGCGTGCCGGCCCCGGTCCCTTCCGCCGCTCGCCCTGCCGGGCGGGCCAGGCGGTGGGCCGCCGCCCCATCCCTGCCCCCGCCCCCGGGCCGGAACGGACCTTCCCGTCCCCTTCGCATCCTGTCGGCCGGCTCCGGGGCCTGTCGCAATTTTTGTCCGGGCCACCTCGCCGTTGCGACAAAACTCCGGCAGGCGGCCCCGTTACAATCGGGCCACAGCTTGTCCCCCGGTCGGGGGACAGGCTCCCGGAATGCGTCACGGGATGGCCGGCCGGTGGACCCTGCGGGGAGGGGCGCCGCCGCCGGCCGGAGCGAGGTGAACGGTCATGGGGAAGAACGGGCGGCGCGGGCCGGTGGCATGGCGATCCCTGGCGTCAGGGGGCGGAGGCCGGTTCCGCCAGGACCAGGGCGGCCGGAGGGAAGGCACGGTACCCGGCCCAGGCGCCCGGGCGCACGGCAGCCTGGCGGCCGGGGGTGGCGCCGGCGGCGCCGCCGGGGGCCACACGGGCTCCGGTGCCCGGCCACGCGCGGGCACCTGGGAAGGACGGTGGCACCAGGCCCTGGCCTGGGGGCCCCCGTGGGCTGCCGCTCTGGCCCTGGCCTGGCTGGCCGGGCGGGTCCAGCCGGCGGGCCTGCCCTCACCCCTGGCTCTGCCCCTGGTTCTGGCCACCCTGGCCATGGCGCCGCGCCTGGGCTGGCTGCTGGTGGCGGCCGCCGCTGCCGGTGCGGCCAGCCGCGGTGCCCTGTACGGGGCAGCGGTGCTGGTGACGGCGGCGGCCCTGCTGCGGCTTGAGCAGCGGATCCTGGCCCGCTGGGAGCGGGCGGGTGAGTCTCTCCGGGAAGGTGGAGCGTTGGCGGGAGGAACCCCTGCCGCCGGCGCCGCCCCCTCCTGGCGGCTGCTGGACGGCTCCGCCGCGGGCATCGTCCTCCTGGCCGGGGCCCTCTGGGGGTGGCCCCGCAGCGACCTGGGCTGGGCGCTGGATCAGGTGGTGGGGCTGGCGGTCACGGCAGGGGTCTTGCTCCTGGCCCTGCCCTGGGCCCGCCAGGCGGTGGCGGTGGCCCTCTCCCTCCTGCCGCCCTTGCCGGGCAGCCTCGGCCGGGTGGCGGCCGGGCCGCCGGTCGTCCGGACGGTTCACGGCCGGAGAGCGCTGGCCCTGCTGGTGGTCCTGGCCACGGGCGGCCTGGACGGGGTGCGGCTGCTGGGCATCGACACGGCCCTGGTGGTACGCGGTGTCGCCGTTCTCGTGGCGGCTCACCTGGGAGGTGCCCAGGCGGGGGCCCTGGCGGGCACGGCCGCCGGCCTGCTGGGGCTGCTGGGCGGTCAGGGGGCTCTCTGGAGCCTGGCGTGGCTCGCCCTGGCGGGCGCAGCCAGCGGGCTCCTGCAACGGTATGGGAGGGCGGCGGCGGTGGCCGGCTTCCTTCTGGCTACCGCGGTGGTCGGCGGCTCGCTGCCCACGGCGGCTGGGGTAGGGCAACTGGCGGGCGGTGCCGCCACGGCGCTGGTCATCTACCTGGGCATCGCCGCCACGGGCTGGCCAGGGCGGCTGGCGGAGCGCCTGGAGGCCGCCCTGCCGGGCCACTGGGCCGGCGGGCGGTCCGGGGAGGCCGGCCGGGCCGGCGGCGCGACCGGACCGGCCGGGTTCGTCCCCGGTCCTGGACAGGCAGGTGCGGAGACCGGCTACGGGCCCGCCGCCCCATCAGCAGGCCGGGGCCGGGTGGCCGCTACGGCGGGAGCACAAGGGGGGCATCCCGGCGGGGCAGGCCCGACCCTGCCTGCCGCGGGTCCTGCCGCCGGTGGGGGCGCCGCTGCCCGCCGGTCGCCGGCGGGAGCCGGGCTGGCCGGTGGCCTCGACGGCCAGGGGCTATGGGACGTCCCTGCGCCGGCCCCGGGCCCCGGCCCGGCGGGCCGGCACGCGACGGCGCCGGCGGCCGGTACCGCGTTCCCTCCCCATCCCGGCATGCCGGCCTGGCCCTCCCTGCTGGCCGATCTGGCCCGGTTGATCGAGCCGGACCCCAGGGCCTGGGATCCGCGGGAGCAGGTGGGAGAGCTCATCAACGACGTGGCCCGGCGCCACTGCCTGCGCTGCCCCATGGCCCGCACCTGCTGGCAGGACCAGTTCACCCAGACCTATCAGGCCTTCTTCGACATTCTGGCCGGCCATGAGCGGGGCACCGGCTTCCGGCAGGAGGCCGTCACCCCGGCCTTGCGGGCCCGCTG
This is a stretch of genomic DNA from Thermaerobacter sp. PB12/4term. It encodes these proteins:
- a CDS encoding inositol-3-phosphate synthase, encoding MRKIRVAIAGVGNCASSLVQGIYYYRDTQRIKDGTGLMHPELGGYYPADIEIVAAFDVDRRKVGKPLREALFAKPNCTPVFCPDLPDIPVTVQMGPVLDGVSEHMADYPEDRTFVLADEPPVDVARVLRETRADILVNYLPVGSEQATRYYAEAALEAGCAFINAIPVFIASSPRWAERFRRKGLPVVGDDIKSQVGATIVHRVLTRLFEDRGVRLRRTYQLNFGGNTDFLNMLNHSRLKSKKQSKTQAVQSQLGEPLPGEDIHIGPSDYVPWLHDNKICMIRMEGTGFGDQPIELELRLSVQDSPNSAGVMIDAIRCTKLALDRGLAGPIEPVSAYFMKSPPVQYTDDEARRLVEAFIRGESLAARTQAGD
- a CDS encoding NTP transferase domain-containing protein, yielding MDAVVLAAGAGTRFRRTAASCPKPLYPLFGVSLVERALRVARQAGCRRVLVVTGYQAEAVERAVLKAGRPWVEVVRAEGWERGNGASLLAVRGRVDGPFLLLMADHLVDPGLVRQALAEAQARRDELLAGGVLLLVDPRLDRVFDLPEATKVRTGDGGRRIEAIGKDLGTFDAVDTGIFVASPALLDELARLAAGSEAAAPVVPGAGPPAGSQDRPGDPLPPAGTETVTLTAAAGRLARRGRLGAVPVTRGWWIDVDDGAALAQARRLLLDHAAASGGDGPVARWLNRRLSRPLSAWLASAGVGPNGATLLAFATTLAGALAFAAGQPWLGGLLCQAGSVLDGCDGEVARLRLEAQPRGAFLDTVLDRYADAAVVAGLATGALAAGAGWGVTLALALAAMAGMPLSALMKDRLQLLRPATGQGAGAAEAAGGPRTGQPGDGSPRTRRFDPMRDDPPWLRWIPGNRDGRYFLICLAGLAAAPLAGLAVVALVSHVLAVGRLLHGWRALALRQE
- a CDS encoding SOS response-associated peptidase, with protein sequence MPGSGPHAGVRVMCGRFTLTTPAVELERRFLVDLQGRHVPRYNVAPGQEVLAVVAPARERRPARLVWGLIPPWAQEPRPGPINARAETAAVRPMFRQALRRRRCLIPADGFYEWLRREKARLPVFLRLREGEPFALAGLYERWDGPGGPRWTCCILTTRPNELVGQVHDRMPVILRRQWEAAWLDPQVPPEELAPVWEPFPAEAMEAYPVSPRVNSPRYDDPGCLAPAGPPLSRPGAGG
- a CDS encoding helix-turn-helix domain-containing protein, which codes for MQSDPVAVGQRIRLARQAAGLSVKDLARRAHISPSHLSDIERGVKHPSLAVAVTLAAALDRSLDWLVTGRDPLPGPLDLRNLLRDPTRPLRYQGLPLDDAAREHLVDLLDAALGLARLAGSMVVQALGAASGAASGPGPAPFAAGYPGAVTGRPGGAGTPGPAAGTTPSGVIQTPGPGPAGRPSPASYLDEPEAREWLRQVVADALQRAWGQPRVPSTPPFPGVAATGFPPPAAAGGKRVAGSPASAGPSAPRQSPVPGRFLSTEAGQPPAPGRDSGGPAGARHPGSS
- a CDS encoding ribonuclease H-like domain-containing protein is translated as MGQRTPLAVDIETVGFDWDELHPEVQDYLLRRARDDDERSRVKDQLGLHPGTGRVVAIALWRPYEDRGGVLVEDPGATAPRWAPFPEAGAGALIYRGTERDILTEFWRYVSQHAGTLITFNGRSFDGPFLMIRSAILGVVPTRNLVPYRYSFQDHCDLAEVLSFYGARQRNSFLFWCHQFGIPSPKQAMDGADVGEAYRQGRIDDIARYCLADARATAELYRRLEPMIAVMDGRSQGGEAGAAPGNGSSPAGPGTPGGEAPPGPAR
- a CDS encoding tRNA (adenine-N1)-methyltransferase, translating into MERNGLEPGQPETSVPPGQGPAPGRRGPLAMGDLVVFIDNKQRRRLQRLRQGRVFQAPAGGIVRHEAVAGLPEGSTVVTSTGGRLRVLRPTLEEYILAMPRRTQVIYPKDLGQIIIRSNLRPGDRVLEAGVGSGATTLALLQAVGPGGQVISYERRAEFARLARENVERFLGYAPSWWRVELRDVYQGIGERDLDAIVLDVPEPFHCVGAAAEALRPGGVLLCWLPTTNQVQQLVTALQAHPAWDLVETTELLLRPWHVTASSVRPEHRMVAHTGFLISARRVVPGAAAGAAGVGPGEPAVEASDAPPAGAGEGGEPEAAGEHRGQHPGPADHLM
- a CDS encoding SpoIIE family protein phosphatase, with protein sequence MAWRSLASGGGGRFRQDQGGRREGTVPGPGARAHGSLAAGGGAGGAAGGHTGSGARPRAGTWEGRWHQALAWGPPWAAALALAWLAGRVQPAGLPSPLALPLVLATLAMAPRLGWLLVAAAAAGAASRGALYGAAVLVTAAALLRLEQRILARWERAGESLREGGALAGGTPAAGAAPSWRLLDGSAAGIVLLAGALWGWPRSDLGWALDQVVGLAVTAGVLLLALPWARQAVAVALSLLPPLPGSLGRVAAGPPVVRTVHGRRALALLVVLATGGLDGVRLLGIDTALVVRGVAVLVAAHLGGAQAGALAGTAAGLLGLLGGQGALWSLAWLALAGAASGLLQRYGRAAAVAGFLLATAVVGGSLPTAAGVGQLAGGAATALVIYLGIAATGWPGRLAERLEAALPGHWAGGRSGEAGRAGGATGPAGFVPGPGQAGAETGYGPAAPSAGRGRVAATAGAQGGHPGGAGPTLPAAGPAAGGGAAARRSPAGAGLAGGLDGQGLWDVPAPAPGPGPAGRHATAPAAGTAFPPHPGMPAWPSLLADLARLIEPDPRAWDPREQVGELINDVARRHCLRCPMARTCWQDQFTQTYQAFFDILAGHERGTGFRQEAVTPALRARCPRLPAISRSLAEGLDVLRIEMRWQRRLDRHHRLVAQQLRELAALAAQGTGQPPAPRRPGWRYGMRVGVARTPKEGRWISGDGYLCRSFDQGGRMVLVISDGMGSGRRAANESRLALQLLERMLEAGLPATPAVRLLNTALALRDRETYTTVDLAAVDLERGRVEFVKIGAAPSFVRRAREVQMIAHPAPPAGYVEEGDVQAGSGVLEPGDLVVLVSDGVLSAFGDVDAATAWIRGYLAGLEDDDPRRVAARIVKEALRRSGDRAPDDMTVVTGKLLPRAQLAPAAGAGGLR